One segment of Chelonia mydas isolate rCheMyd1 chromosome 13, rCheMyd1.pri.v2, whole genome shotgun sequence DNA contains the following:
- the SDC4 gene encoding syndecan-4 isoform X1 → MRGRGACASRLIILPPLSHPSTMQRLSARHPGALCAALLLLVAASAAESVRETETMDPERYGEDYFSSGALPDDEDISDPRPDLSKESDWFSGSGDDDAEDDIASTTEESPMFSSDNYIPEDTGKGTKDVDENLVVDNEITPRKVLPAEKMDPSNKISMASTANGSLFERTEVLAALIAGGAVGLLFAVFLILLLVYRMKKKDEGSYDLGKKPIYKKAPTNEFYA, encoded by the exons ATGCGCGGCCGGGGGGCTTGTGCTAGCCGCTTGATCATCCTACCGCCACTATCACACCCGAGCACCATGCAGCGCCTGTCAGCGAGGCACCCCGGGGCGCTCTgcgccgctctgcttctcctggTGGCCGCCAGCGCTGCCGAGTCG GTGAGAGAAACTGAGACCATGGACCCAGAGAGGTATGGAGAGGACTATTTCTCTTCTGGAGCTTtgccagatgatgaagatatcagtGACCCCAGGCCTGACTTGAGCAAGGAGAGTGACTGGTTTTCTGGTTCTGGAGATGATG ATGCTGAAGATGACATTGCTTCAACCACTGAAGAGAGTCCTATG TTCTCGAGTGACAACTATATCCCTGAAGATACCGGTAAGGGGACAAAGGATGTGGATGAAAACCTGGTGGTAGACAATGAAATAACTCCACGTAAAGTCTTGCCCGCTGAGAAAATGGATCCGTCCAACAAGATTTCCATGGCCAGCACAGCCAATGGCAGCCTCTTTGAAAGAACAGAAGTCCTTGCAG CTCTTATTGCAGGTGGGGCAGTTGGGCTGCTGTTTGCTGTCTTCCTGATCCTCCTGTTGGTCTATCGCATGAAGAAAAAGGATGAGGGCAGTTATGATCTTGGCAAAAAACCAATCTACAAGAAAGCGCCTACAAATGAATTCTACGCTTAA
- the SDC4 gene encoding syndecan-4 isoform X2 — MENPPPCSVRETETMDPERYGEDYFSSGALPDDEDISDPRPDLSKESDWFSGSGDDDAEDDIASTTEESPMFSSDNYIPEDTGKGTKDVDENLVVDNEITPRKVLPAEKMDPSNKISMASTANGSLFERTEVLAALIAGGAVGLLFAVFLILLLVYRMKKKDEGSYDLGKKPIYKKAPTNEFYA, encoded by the exons atggagaatccaccaccatgCTCA GTGAGAGAAACTGAGACCATGGACCCAGAGAGGTATGGAGAGGACTATTTCTCTTCTGGAGCTTtgccagatgatgaagatatcagtGACCCCAGGCCTGACTTGAGCAAGGAGAGTGACTGGTTTTCTGGTTCTGGAGATGATG ATGCTGAAGATGACATTGCTTCAACCACTGAAGAGAGTCCTATG TTCTCGAGTGACAACTATATCCCTGAAGATACCGGTAAGGGGACAAAGGATGTGGATGAAAACCTGGTGGTAGACAATGAAATAACTCCACGTAAAGTCTTGCCCGCTGAGAAAATGGATCCGTCCAACAAGATTTCCATGGCCAGCACAGCCAATGGCAGCCTCTTTGAAAGAACAGAAGTCCTTGCAG CTCTTATTGCAGGTGGGGCAGTTGGGCTGCTGTTTGCTGTCTTCCTGATCCTCCTGTTGGTCTATCGCATGAAGAAAAAGGATGAGGGCAGTTATGATCTTGGCAAAAAACCAATCTACAAGAAAGCGCCTACAAATGAATTCTACGCTTAA